One genomic window of Conger conger chromosome 7, fConCon1.1, whole genome shotgun sequence includes the following:
- the mdh2 gene encoding malate dehydrogenase, mitochondrial → MFSRVARPAFNITRSLSTSSQNNAKVAVLGAAGGIGQPLSLLLKNSPLVSQLSLYDIAHTPGVAADLSHIETRAHVTGHIGADQLEAALKGCEIVVIPAGVPRKPGMTRDDLFNTNATIVATLADACARFCPEAMICVIANPVNSTIPITAEVLKKHGVYNPNRVFGVTTLDIVRANTFVAELKGLDPARVNVPVVGGHAGKTIIPLISQCTPKVEFPEDTLTALTGRIQEAGTEVVKAKAGAGSATLSMAYAGARFTFSLLDAMNGKEGVVECAFVRSEETDCKYFSTPLLLGKNGIEKNLGLGKLSAFEEKLVAEAAGELKGSIKKGEDFAQNMK, encoded by the exons ATGTTTTCCCGCGTTGCAAGACCAGCTTTTAACATTACCCGGAGCCTATCCACATCCTCGCAG AACAATGCCAAAGTGGCGGTGCTGGGTGCGGCTGGGGGCATTGGCCagcccctgtccctgctgctgaagAACAGCCCCCTGGTCAGCCAGCTCTCCCTGTACGATATCGCTCACACTCCCGGAGTGGCCGCTGACCTCAGCCACATCGAGACCAGGGCCCATGTCACCG GTCACATCGGCGCAGACCAGCTGGAGGCCGCGCTAAAAGGCTGCGAGATTGTTGTCATCCCCGCTGGTGTTCCCCGGAAACCAG GCATGACCCGTGATGACCTGTTCAACACCAACGCTACCATCGTGGCCACCCTGGCCGACGCCTGTGCCCGCTTCTGCCCAGAGGCCATGATCTGTGTGATCGCCAATCCC GTGAACTCCACAATTCCCATCACAGCTGAGGTTTTGAAGAAACATGGCGTTTACAACCCCAACAGAGTATTTGGAGTCACAACATTGGACATCGTCCGAGCAAACACCTTTGTCGCTGAGCTGAAG GGTCTGGATCCTGCACGGGTCAATGTCCCAGTGGTTGGAGGTCATGCCGGAAAGACCATCATCCCtctcatttcacag TGCACGCCAAAAGTGGAGTTCCCAGAGGACACACTTACTGCCCTGACAGGCCGCATCCAGGAGGCTGGCACTGAGGTGGTGAAGGCCAAAGCAGGAGCAG GCTCTGCCACGCTCTCCATGGCCTACGCTGGGGCCAGGTTCACCTTCTCCCTGCTCGATGCCATGAACGGCAAGGAGGGAGTTGTGGAGTGCGCCTTCGTTAGATCCGAGGAAACCGACTGCAAATATttctccacccctctcctcctTGGG AAAAATGGAATTGAGAAGAATCTGGGCCTTGGCAAGCTTTCAGCCTTCGAGGAGAAGCTAGTGGCCGAAGCTGCTGGTGAACTGAAGGGCTCCATCAAGAAAGGGGAGGACTTTGCTCAGAACATGAAATGA
- the ska2 gene encoding spindle and kinetochore-associated protein 2 isoform X1 — METAVNKLEAMFQKAEADLEYIEKQLKFECMTNVPENGGAEENPVKLLENLSAIKVRHKALCTQMEQISVEQKQSVESIKGYLNTTMQLVQELQQTADTEVPPLTEKEKEAAEVLGLSIPQHMAENSPALTHQPAPVQSQDVKTTKFVELSEADFEAVPLRLRSNTKLADLNALYKQLVEHFAAKKNSRPLSLQQMKKMNVNTNEATLKTLQHLSVIELDKKGFARLAERD, encoded by the exons ATGGAGACAGCAGTCAATAAGCTGGAGGCGATG TTCCAGAAAGCGGAAGCTGACCTGGAGTACATCGAGAAACAGCTGAAATTTGAATGCATGACCAATGTTCCTGAGAATGGAGGAGCAGAG GAGAATCCAGTGAAGCTTCTGGAAAATCTGTCAGCCATCAAAGTTCGACACAAGGCCCTGTGCACACAGATGGAGCAGATTTCAGTTGAGCAGAAGCAGTCTGTGGAGTCCATCAAAGGCTACCTCAACACTACAATGCAACTTGTACAGGAGCTTCAGCagactgcagacactgag GTTCCACCTTTAACCGAGAAGGAAAAGGAAGCTGCAGAGGTTCTTGGCTTATCAATCCCTCAGCACATGGCAGAG AATTCACCTGCCTTGACACATCAGCCTGCCCCCGTGCAGTCACAGG ACGTGAAGACGACCAAGTTTGTGGAGCTGAGCGAAGCTGACTTTGAGGCAGTGCCGCTCAGACTGCGGTCCAACACCAAGCTGGCCGACCTGAACGCGCTCTACAAGCAGCTGGTTGAGCACTTCGCAGCCAAGAAGAACAG CAGGCCCCTCAGCCTGCAGCAGATGAAGAAGATGAACGTGAACACAAACGAAGCCACGCTGAAAACTCTTCAGCACCTCTCTGTCATCGAGCTGGACAAGAAGGGATTCGCTCGTCTGgcggagagagactga
- the ska2 gene encoding spindle and kinetochore-associated protein 2 isoform X2, whose protein sequence is METAVNKLEAMFQKAEADLEYIEKQLKFECMTNVPENGGAEENPVKLLENLSAIKVRHKALCTQMEQISVEQKQSVESIKGYLNTTMQLVQELQQTADTEVPPLTEKEKEAAEVLGLSIPQHMAENSPALTHQPAPVQSQDVKTTKFVELSEADFEAVPLRLRSNTKLADLNALYKQLVEHFAAKKNRPLSLQQMKKMNVNTNEATLKTLQHLSVIELDKKGFARLAERD, encoded by the exons ATGGAGACAGCAGTCAATAAGCTGGAGGCGATG TTCCAGAAAGCGGAAGCTGACCTGGAGTACATCGAGAAACAGCTGAAATTTGAATGCATGACCAATGTTCCTGAGAATGGAGGAGCAGAG GAGAATCCAGTGAAGCTTCTGGAAAATCTGTCAGCCATCAAAGTTCGACACAAGGCCCTGTGCACACAGATGGAGCAGATTTCAGTTGAGCAGAAGCAGTCTGTGGAGTCCATCAAAGGCTACCTCAACACTACAATGCAACTTGTACAGGAGCTTCAGCagactgcagacactgag GTTCCACCTTTAACCGAGAAGGAAAAGGAAGCTGCAGAGGTTCTTGGCTTATCAATCCCTCAGCACATGGCAGAG AATTCACCTGCCTTGACACATCAGCCTGCCCCCGTGCAGTCACAGG ACGTGAAGACGACCAAGTTTGTGGAGCTGAGCGAAGCTGACTTTGAGGCAGTGCCGCTCAGACTGCGGTCCAACACCAAGCTGGCCGACCTGAACGCGCTCTACAAGCAGCTGGTTGAGCACTTCGCAGCCAAGAAGAACAG GCCCCTCAGCCTGCAGCAGATGAAGAAGATGAACGTGAACACAAACGAAGCCACGCTGAAAACTCTTCAGCACCTCTCTGTCATCGAGCTGGACAAGAAGGGATTCGCTCGTCTGgcggagagagactga
- the LOC133133074 gene encoding inactive serine/threonine-protein kinase TEX14-like has protein sequence MLGPNSERKKEEDQKRIPCQDDQAIMEDTLRAHSTLDEDLLEMAAGQRFMEIPGAIEPSRAQDGLRTETTHLAGDTVEAVIAERKEDSSSKNSLEHQEEKVEAVNHESWSQPHRVIVLEQTPHKRVNPSESDQVLDK, from the exons ATGTTGG GTCCCAActctgaaagaaagaaagaggaagacCAGAAGAGGATTCCATGTCAAGATGATCAAGCCATAATGGAGGATACCCTGAG AGCTCACTCCACACTGGATGAAGACCTGCTGGAAATGGCCGCTGGCCAAAGATTCATGGAGATCCCAGGAGCCATAGAGCCGTCCAGGGCACA GGACGGATTGAGGACTGAGACCACTCACCTGGCAGGGGACACTGTGGAGGCAGTCATTGCAGAGCGGAAGGAGGACTCCTCTTCCAAAA ACTCCTTGGAGCATCAGGAAGAGAAGGTAGAGGCAGTGAACCATGAGTCCTGGAGCCAGCCTCATAG AGTTATTGTCCTGGAGCAGACACCCCATAAGAGAGTGAATCCGAGTGAGTCAGACCAAGTGTTGGACAAATGA